The genomic stretch ccaggctggagtacagtggtgcaatcatggttcactgcagcctcaacctccgggctcaagcgatcctcccaccttagcctcctgagtagctgggactatgcacactaccacactcagctaatttatttattttttatagagatgaggtctcactctgtcgcccaagttggagtgcagtggtacagtcatggctcacgCAGCCTCGACCTttgggctcatgcgatcctcctacctcagtctcctgagtagctgggactacaggcacacagcaccacacctggctaagtttgtttttttaaaaattttttgtagagacaggtctcaccatgttgaccagcctggtctcgaactcctggactcaaacgattcctccccactctgcctcccaacgtgttggattacaggcatgagccgccacgcccattaggatatgactttttttgtttgtcgttttgttttttgagacggagtttcgctcttgttgcccaggctggagtgcaatggcacgatctcagctcactgcaacctctgcctcctgggttcaagtgattctcctgtctcagcctccctagtagctgggattacaggcatgtgccaccacacccatctaattttgtatttatttttaatagagatggggtttctccatgttgatcaggctggtctcaaagtcccgacctcaggtgatccacccgccttggcctcccaaagtgctgggattacaggcgtgagccaccgtgcccggtctagGATATGACTTTTACAGAGTAAAAAGACTCACAGTTTGCATTGCATGTGAACACTGTGGACCATTGACTATTAACAGAGTATTAAATTCAATATAAAGAACAGTGACTGCCCAAGAGCTTAGATCAGgaattggcaaacattttctataaagggccagataggaAATATTTGAAGCTTTGCCGGCTACACAGTCTCTTTTGCAATTACTCTACGCTGCGGCTGTTTGAAAGCATTCATATACACAAATAAGTGAGCATGGCTGTATCCCAGGAAAACTTTGTTCATGGACACTCAAGtgtgaatttcatgtaattttcacatgTCATCAAATAGTCTTCCTCTGGTAgtttttcagtcattttaaaatgtaggccACGTATGGtggttcttgcctgtaatcccagtgcttggggaagctgaagtgagaggaccgtttgaggccaggagttcaagaccagcctgggcaacatagggagacccccccgCCTCCATCcttacaaaaagttttaaaaattagctgggatgcctgtagtctcagctattcagtaggctgaggtgggaggatcacttaagcctgggagttcgaagctgcagtgagctatgatcccgccactgcattctagcttgggtgactgagagagatcttgtctctaaaaaaaaggagGGAGCCAGGGCCGGtcatggagaccatcctggccaacatggtgaaatcctgtctccactgaaaatacaaaaaagaaagaaagaaagaaagaaaaaaaaacccaaactagctgggcgtggtggcaggtgcctataatcccagctactcgggagggtgaggcaggagaatcgcttgaacccaggaggtggaggttgcagtgaaccgagatgaaggcactgcattccagcctgggggataagagtgaaacccatctcaaaaaaaaaaaaaaaaaaaggagccaggagcggtggctcacacctataatcctagcagcactttgggaggctggggcaggcggatcacttgagaccaggagttctagaccagcctggccaacgtggtgaaaccctgtctctactaaaaatacagtaattatctgggtgtggtcccagctactcgggaggctgaggtgggagattagcttgaacctgggaggcagaggttgcagtgagccgagattacgctgctgcattccagcctgggcgacagagtgagactctgtctcaaaaaaaaaaaaaaaaaaagggaaaaaaaagtgaatactGTTTTGGGGTCATGGTTAAAGCtgaagtttgccaacccctgatgGGTCATAAGTGTCATGATTTGTGTTTACAGAGTATCAGAACTTTGTTTAAAGTTACCAGCTGATAAAATATGAGGACAGGTTTATGGctaacagggtttcatcattgaCAGATAGCAAGTATCAGGATTAGTCTTTTTTCACAAAGTATCAGAACACAGCAAGCTCTGATGGCTAATCAGGTGTCAGGACCTGGGTTTAAGTCCAACCCTGCCTTGGGGCCCACGGCACCGCGGTAACCACCAACTACTGTCCACTCTCAGGATACTGTTTACTAAGTATCGAGTGACAGGCTGATGGCAAAGTATCAGGTCATGGATAAGTCACACTGCGAGTTGGGCACTGTGACAGCGTCTCTAGATGCCAGCTGTTTACAGTGACAGGAGACTGGCTGTTTACAGGGGATGAGTCAGCCCCACTTCCAGATACCCAAGTCCAGATGGCGGGTAGGATTGGCACCTCTCCAGGTGTTTACAGGGTACTGAGGTCCTGGCAAGCTGGGCTTCTCTCCTGCGGCCACCTCTAGCCAGGGTGGGGAATGAGTCCCCTGAAGGCTGTGGGACCCATGATCCTGGTTAGATTCTCCTTCTGCTCGTCCCTGGCTGTGCTGCCTCAGGCacattacttaacctttctgggcctctgcctcatctgtaaaatgggcatgatgaTGAAGCtaggttgccagataaaatataggcTACTCAGCTAAATGTGAAGTTCAGATCGATATTGAATTTGGTTTTACTGTAAGTATATCCCATGCAACATTTGggatatacttatactaaaaaaaaattattcattgatgctgtggtttgaatggtcccccaaagttcatatgtttgaaacttaatcctcaaagCAGTCCTTTCAACCTTGTCAACCCGTCGGCGCGGCCTCTGGTGCAGCGGCGGCGGCTCCTGTTCCTGCCGCAGCTCTCTCCCCTTACCTCCCCACTAGATCCCGGAGATCGCCCGCCATGGCTTTACTTACTGCGGCCGCCCGGCTCTTGGGAACCAAGAATGCATCTTGTCTTGTTCTTGCAGCCCTGCATGCCAGTGCTTCCTCCACGAATTTGAAAGACATATTGGCTGACCTGATACCTAAGGAGCAGGCCAGAATTAAGACCTTCAGGCAGCAACATGGCAAGAAGGTGGTGGGCCAAATCACTGTGGACATGATGTATGGTGGCATGAGAGGCATGAAGGGATTCGTCTATGAAACATCAGTTCTTGATCCTGATGAGGGCATCCGTTTCTGAGGCTTTAGTATGCCTGAATGCCAGAAACTGCTACCCAAGGCTAAGGGTGGGGAAGAACCCCTGCCTGAGGGCTTATTTTGGCTGCCGGTAACTGGACGTATCCCAACAGAGGAACAGGTATCTTGGCTCTCAAAAGAGTGGGCAAAGAGGGCAGCTCTGCCTTCCCATGTGGTCACCATGCTGGACAACTTTCCCACCAGTCTACACCCCAtgtctcagctcagtgcagccatTACAGCCCTCAACAGTGAAAGTAACTTTGCCCAAGCATATGCACGGGGTATCAGCCGAACCAAGTACTGGGAGTTGATTTATGAAGACTCTATGGATCTAATCACAAAGCTACCTTGTGTCGCAGCAAAGATCTACCGAAATCTCTACGGAGAAGGCAGTGGTACTGGGGCCATTGACTCTAACCTGGACTGGTCTCACAATTTCACCAACATGTTAGGCTATACTGATCATCAGTTCCCTGAGCTCATGCACCTGTACCTCACTATCCACAGTGACCATGAGGGCGGCAATGTAAGTGCCCATACCAGCCACTTGGTGGGCAGTGCCCTTTCAGACCCTTacctgtcctttgcagcagccATGAACGGGCTGGCAGGGCCTCTCCATGGACTGGCAAATCAGGAAGTGCTTGTCTGGCTAACACAGCTGCAGAAGGAAGTTGGCAAAGATGTGTCAGATGAGAAGTTACGAGACTACATCTGGAACACACTCAACTCAGGACGGGCTGTTCCAGGCTATGGCCATGCAGTACTAAGGAAGACTGATCCATGATATACCTGTCAGCGAGAGTTTGTTCTGAAACACCTGCCTAGTGACCCCATGTTTAAGTTGGTTGCTCAGCTATGCAAGATTGTGCCCAATGTCCTCTTAGAGCAGGGTAAGGCCAAGAATCCTTGGCCCAATGTAGATGCTCACAGTGGGGTGCTGCTCCAGTATTATGGCATGACGGAGATGAATTACTACACAGTCCTGTTTGGGGTGTCACGAGCATTGGGTGTACTGGCACAGCTCATCTGGAGCCGAGCCTTAGGCTTCCCTCTAGAAAGGCCCAAGTCCATGAGCACAGAGGGTCTGATGAAGTTTGTGGACTCTAAGTCAGGGTAAAACTGGAGACTGGGGGAAAGTGACTACCAGAAAGTGAGGAAGCCTAAATAAAAAGTATACTTTTGTTTCAGGGGGCCTTTAAAGACTTAAGATTAAATTATATCTGAGGCACTGATAATATGTTTGaggttaaaatataaattaagactttaaaagatgaaaaatggtcCCTTCTTCCCTAATCAGCTCCTTTCCCCTGCCTGGTATGAGTTGCCCATCACAGGCATGGTCCTGGAGGATGACCAGGACTAATGCATGTGGTATGAGTAGGTTTGGCCCCCTCACTATCTCTAGAGTGAGAATCTGGCTCCTGTTTCCATGGCTCAAAGCCGGT from Pan paniscus chromosome 20, NHGRI_mPanPan1-v2.0_pri, whole genome shotgun sequence encodes the following:
- the LOC100980059 gene encoding LOW QUALITY PROTEIN: citrate synthase, mitochondrial-like (The sequence of the model RefSeq protein was modified relative to this genomic sequence to represent the inferred CDS: substituted 2 bases at 2 genomic stop codons); this translates as MALLTAAARLLGTKNASCLVLAALHASASSTNLKDILADLIPKEQARIKTFRQQHGKKVVGQITVDMMYGGMRGMKGFVYETSVLDPDEGIRFXGFSMPECQKLLPKAKGGEEPLPEGLFWLPVTGRIPTEEQVSWLSKEWAKRAALPSHVVTMLDNFPTSLHPMSQLSAAITALNSESNFAQAYARGISRTKYWELIYEDSMDLITKLPCVAAKIYRNLYGEGSGTGAIDSNLDWSHNFTNMLGYTDHQFPELMHLYLTIHSDHEGGNVSAHTSHLVGSALSDPYLSFAAAMNGLAGPLHGLANQEVLVWLTQLQKEVGKDVSDEKLRDYIWNTLNSGRAVPGYGHAVLRKTDPXYTCQREFVLKHLPSDPMFKLVAQLCKIVPNVLLEQGKAKNPWPNVDAHSGVLLQYYGMTEMNYYTVLFGVSRALGVLAQLIWSRALGFPLERPKSMSTEGLMKFVDSKSG